The proteins below are encoded in one region of Planctopirus limnophila DSM 3776:
- the rpsT gene encoding 30S ribosomal protein S20 produces the protein MPNSDGARRSLRKQLKRRAANRVLRSVLRTTVKKTRLTFTAVVTGGPVDDATTQLRVAIKKIDQMAARGLIHKNKAARDKSRLTISLNKALAAKSAAAQAPAAE, from the coding sequence ATGCCAAACAGCGACGGTGCAAGACGATCTCTTCGCAAACAGTTAAAGCGACGAGCCGCCAATCGAGTTCTGCGTTCTGTACTGCGTACGACAGTGAAAAAGACACGCCTGACGTTCACAGCTGTTGTCACCGGCGGCCCTGTGGATGATGCCACCACTCAGTTGCGCGTGGCGATTAAGAAGATTGATCAGATGGCAGCTCGCGGCCTGATCCACAAAAACAAAGCCGCCCGCGATAAATCGCGACTCACAATTTCGCTCAACAAAGCACTCGCCGCCAAATCTGCCGCAGCACAGGCACCCGCCGCTGAGTAG